A single Methylobacterium sp. 17Sr1-1 DNA region contains:
- a CDS encoding EAL domain-containing protein, translating to MPLRSVFGDPSGTASEQILSVLRAVRRHLAMDVGFISEFVAGDRVFRFSDAGAAHNPVVVGTHAPLEQSFCYYVAKGLMPGLMQDAAEDPVAAQLTATREMPVGAHLSVPLRHADGETYGTVCCFSFTPDRSLTTRDLATLRLCAEVVESILWKSRDAAREREAKRRRIAGVIAAEAVEMVFQPIYRTADGGLAAFEALARFPPSLGAHPATRSNPARERPASEGPDVWFADAAEVGLGEELEFLAMRKALRALPALAPGIRLSLNLSPAGLASPRLAEAMAGAALDRVVIELTEHAAVASYEDLRAVLEPYRRRGLSLAIDDVGAGHATLRHVLDLGPEFIKLDMSLIRSIDAHSGRRALAEALTGYGRRIGCEIVAEGVETEAEYAVLKGLGVTRVQGFLTGRPMPLEAAAALPLSAAGTWERSSVG from the coding sequence ATGCCCCTGAGATCAGTCTTCGGCGATCCGTCCGGCACAGCCAGCGAACAAATCCTGTCGGTGCTTCGCGCCGTGCGCCGCCATCTGGCGATGGATGTCGGCTTCATCTCGGAATTCGTCGCGGGCGATCGGGTCTTCCGCTTCTCGGATGCCGGGGCGGCGCACAACCCGGTGGTCGTCGGCACCCACGCCCCGCTCGAGCAGAGCTTCTGCTACTACGTCGCCAAGGGCCTGATGCCCGGCCTGATGCAGGACGCGGCCGAGGATCCGGTGGCGGCGCAGCTGACGGCCACCCGCGAGATGCCGGTCGGGGCGCATCTGAGCGTCCCGCTGCGCCACGCCGACGGCGAGACCTACGGGACGGTGTGCTGCTTCAGCTTCACGCCGGACCGGAGCCTCACGACCCGGGACCTCGCCACCCTGCGCCTCTGCGCGGAGGTCGTCGAATCCATCCTGTGGAAGTCCCGCGACGCGGCGCGCGAGCGGGAGGCGAAGCGCCGGCGCATCGCCGGGGTGATCGCGGCCGAGGCCGTCGAGATGGTGTTCCAGCCGATCTACCGCACGGCCGATGGCGGCCTGGCCGCCTTCGAGGCCCTGGCGCGCTTCCCGCCGAGCCTGGGCGCTCATCCTGCGACGCGCTCGAATCCTGCGAGAGAGCGTCCCGCGAGCGAGGGCCCCGATGTCTGGTTCGCGGATGCCGCCGAGGTCGGCCTGGGCGAGGAGCTGGAATTCCTCGCCATGCGCAAGGCCCTGCGCGCGCTGCCCGCCCTGGCGCCCGGGATCAGGCTGTCGCTCAACCTGTCGCCGGCCGGCCTCGCCTCGCCGCGTCTCGCCGAGGCGATGGCGGGCGCGGCCCTCGACCGGGTGGTGATCGAGCTGACCGAGCACGCTGCGGTCGCCTCCTACGAGGACCTGCGCGCGGTGCTGGAGCCGTATCGGCGCCGGGGCCTGAGCCTCGCCATCGACGATGTCGGGGCCGGCCACGCGACGCTCCGGCACGTCCTCGATCTCGGCCCCGAATTCATCAAGCTCGACATGAGCCTGATCCGGAGCATCGACGCGCATTCCGGCCGCCGGGCGCTGGCCGAGGCGCTGACGGGATACGGCCGGCGCATCGGCTGCGAGATCGTCGCCGAGGGCGTGGAGACCGAGGCCGAGTATGCGGTGCTCAAGGGGCTCGGCGTGACGCGGGTGCAGGGCTTCCTGACCGGCCGGCCGATGCCGCTCGAGGCGGCGGCGGCGCTGCCGTTGTCCGCCGCGGGGACGTGGGAGCGATCCTCTGTCGGATGA
- a CDS encoding nucleotidyltransferase domain-containing protein, protein MDGGFGPPALREAWMSSPVLHRPDLSGPDLPDSETVHAARTFLRHIAGRYPVKETVLFGSRARGTHDADSDVDLAVILNGPAGRRYPIAGEMAEIAFTVMLETGILVQAVPLWEDEFDRPETFSNPGLIAAIKRDGVRL, encoded by the coding sequence GTGGATGGCGGGTTCGGTCCGCCTGCTCTGCGCGAGGCATGGATGTCCTCTCCTGTCCTACACCGTCCTGACTTATCCGGTCCCGACTTGCCGGATTCCGAGACCGTGCATGCGGCCCGGACCTTCCTGCGCCACATCGCCGGGCGCTATCCCGTGAAGGAGACCGTGCTGTTCGGAAGCCGCGCCCGCGGGACGCACGATGCCGATAGCGATGTCGACTTGGCGGTGATCCTGAACGGTCCGGCTGGCCGGCGCTATCCGATCGCGGGCGAGATGGCGGAGATCGCCTTCACGGTGATGCTGGAGACGGGGATTCTGGTTCAGGCGGTGCCGCTGTGGGAGGACGAGTTCGACCGGCCGGAGACGTTCAGTAATCCGGGGTTGATCGCGGCGATCAAGCGGGACGGGGTTCGCCTGTGA
- a CDS encoding HEPN domain-containing protein — MSRPATPERYLEKAEQAARSARMLLIAGDLDGACNRAYYAMFDAAQAALIAWCQSSAGSASKTHRSLIAAFGRDLVQTGRIDADFGRALNRVHEIRLLADYTDEPPSLVEAEWAVAQAELLLAVLRTKIKI, encoded by the coding sequence GTGAGCAGACCTGCGACACCTGAACGGTATCTGGAGAAAGCCGAACAGGCGGCGCGTTCAGCCCGGATGCTCTTAATTGCAGGGGATTTGGATGGCGCTTGCAATCGTGCGTACTACGCGATGTTTGATGCTGCGCAGGCGGCTTTGATAGCGTGGTGCCAGTCTTCTGCCGGATCGGCCAGCAAAACACATCGCAGTCTGATCGCTGCTTTCGGGCGGGATCTTGTTCAGACTGGGCGTATCGATGCTGACTTCGGGCGCGCACTCAACCGCGTTCATGAGATAAGGCTGCTCGCGGACTACACTGATGAGCCTCCTAGTTTGGTCGAGGCAGAGTGGGCTGTCGCTCAAGCGGAGTTGTTGCTGGCAGTATTGCGGACAAAGATAAAAATTTAG
- a CDS encoding P-II family nitrogen regulator, which translates to MKIVMAIIKPFKLEEVRDALTSIGVHGLTVTEVKGYGRQKGHTEIYRGAEYAVSFLPKLKIEVAVAVDLVSNVVDTIAAAARTGQIGDGKIFVMPLEKAVRIRTGETDVDAL; encoded by the coding sequence ATGAAGATCGTCATGGCCATCATCAAGCCGTTCAAGCTGGAGGAGGTCCGCGACGCCCTCACCAGCATCGGCGTGCACGGCCTGACCGTGACCGAAGTGAAGGGCTACGGCCGGCAGAAGGGGCATACCGAGATCTATCGCGGGGCCGAGTACGCCGTCAGCTTCCTGCCCAAGCTCAAGATCGAGGTGGCGGTGGCGGTCGACCTCGTCTCGAACGTCGTCGACACCATCGCGGCCGCCGCCCGCACCGGCCAGATCGGCGACGGCAAGATCTTCGTGATGCCGCTCGAGAAGGCCGTGCGCATCCGCACCGGCGAGACCGACGTCGACGCCCTCTGA
- a CDS encoding DNA translocase FtsK encodes MRSLRRSASPYDGLIDTFRAFLTRRATEVTGLALLVGAACFTVALATWSIDDPSLNHATSRTARNLLGFGGAVVSDLGMQLLGLGALAFALPPAVWGMRLLRTHRLARLQLRLVLWIIGFGAASGMASALPPTARWPLPTGLGGVAGDALLGAAKAIAGPAGAFAGFLYAAVAVVSLTGACGFGLIEDEEGDDEAESFAPVVSRYDERQPRRGASPSHDDESPGLGLASLGALAHLAISARSAVAQKIDAIRDGSWRHGAADPYAGNSPALAARRAFAEPGEDEAWDEPAVERAAERPAKAGRREPVFADAPPRRVEAGSRRAEPVFDDDSADEDEAEAPRGRVAPPPPPIQTRRAPAPAPAAPDAYEMPALTLLAEPRHPAPSAAVSTDALEQNATLLESTLEDFGVRGEILAVRPGPVVTLYELEPAPGTKSSRVISLADDIARSMSAISARVAVVQGRNAIGIELPNAKRETVYLRELLASPAFAETKQKLALCLGKNIGGEAIIADLARMPHLLVAGTTGSGKSVAINTMILSLLYRMTPEECRLIMVDPKMLELSVYDGIPHLLSPVVTDPKKAVVALKWAVREMEERYKKMSKLGVRNIDGFNARVAEARARGEVITRTVQTGFDRETGEAIYEDEVMDLAPLPYIVIVVDEMADLMMVAGKDIEGAIQRLAQMARAAGLHLIMATQRPSVDVITGTIKANFPTRISFQVTSKIDSRTILGEMGAEQLLGQGDMLFMAGGGRTTRVHGPFCSDDEVEQVVAHLKRQGRPSYLEAVTAEEGEEEADAPVMDQGGFGDPSADLYDQAVAVVLRDKKASTSYIQRRLQIGYNRAASLMERMEREGIVGPANHAGKREILLEDGQDG; translated from the coding sequence ATGCGTTCGCTTCGTCGCTCGGCCTCGCCCTACGATGGCCTCATCGACACGTTCCGCGCGTTCCTGACGCGGCGGGCGACAGAGGTCACCGGCCTCGCCCTGCTCGTCGGGGCGGCGTGCTTCACCGTGGCCCTGGCGACGTGGTCGATCGACGACCCGAGCCTCAACCACGCCACCTCGCGCACGGCCCGCAACCTCCTCGGCTTCGGCGGGGCGGTGGTGTCGGATCTCGGGATGCAGCTCCTGGGCCTGGGCGCGCTCGCCTTCGCGCTGCCGCCGGCGGTGTGGGGCATGCGGCTCCTGCGCACCCACCGGCTGGCGCGGCTGCAATTGCGGCTGGTGCTCTGGATCATCGGCTTCGGCGCGGCGAGCGGCATGGCGAGCGCGCTGCCGCCGACCGCGCGCTGGCCGCTGCCGACCGGCCTCGGCGGCGTCGCGGGCGACGCGCTGCTCGGCGCCGCCAAGGCGATCGCCGGCCCGGCCGGGGCCTTCGCGGGCTTCCTCTACGCGGCGGTCGCGGTGGTCAGCCTGACCGGCGCCTGCGGCTTCGGCCTGATCGAGGACGAGGAGGGCGACGACGAAGCCGAATCCTTCGCCCCCGTGGTGAGCCGCTACGACGAGCGGCAGCCCCGCCGCGGCGCGAGCCCGTCCCATGACGACGAGTCGCCCGGGCTCGGCCTCGCCTCCCTCGGGGCGCTCGCCCACCTGGCGATCAGCGCGCGGAGCGCCGTGGCGCAGAAGATCGACGCGATCCGCGACGGCTCCTGGCGTCACGGTGCCGCCGACCCCTATGCGGGCAACTCGCCGGCGCTCGCCGCGCGCCGCGCCTTCGCCGAGCCCGGCGAGGACGAGGCCTGGGACGAGCCCGCGGTCGAGAGGGCCGCCGAGCGTCCGGCGAAGGCCGGCCGCCGCGAGCCGGTCTTCGCGGACGCTCCCCCGCGCCGGGTCGAGGCGGGTTCGCGCCGGGCCGAGCCGGTGTTCGACGACGACTCCGCGGACGAGGACGAGGCGGAGGCCCCGCGCGGCCGCGTCGCACCCCCTCCCCCGCCGATCCAGACCCGCCGCGCGCCCGCCCCCGCACCGGCCGCGCCGGATGCCTACGAGATGCCCGCCCTGACGCTGCTCGCCGAGCCGCGCCACCCGGCCCCGAGCGCCGCGGTCTCGACCGACGCCCTGGAGCAGAACGCCACCCTGCTCGAATCGACGCTGGAGGACTTTGGGGTGCGCGGCGAGATCCTGGCGGTGCGGCCGGGCCCGGTGGTGACGCTCTACGAGCTGGAGCCGGCGCCCGGCACCAAGTCGAGCCGCGTCATCTCGCTCGCCGACGACATCGCCCGCTCGATGTCCGCCATCTCCGCCCGCGTCGCCGTCGTGCAGGGCCGCAACGCCATCGGCATCGAATTGCCGAACGCCAAGCGCGAGACGGTGTACCTGCGCGAGCTCCTCGCCTCCCCGGCCTTCGCCGAGACCAAGCAGAAGCTCGCGCTCTGCCTCGGCAAGAATATCGGCGGCGAGGCGATCATCGCCGACCTCGCCCGCATGCCTCACCTGCTGGTGGCCGGCACCACCGGCTCGGGCAAGTCGGTCGCCATCAACACCATGATCCTGTCGCTGCTCTACCGGATGACCCCGGAGGAGTGCCGCCTGATCATGGTCGATCCCAAGATGCTGGAACTCTCCGTCTACGACGGCATCCCGCACCTGCTCTCCCCCGTCGTCACCGACCCGAAGAAGGCGGTCGTCGCCCTCAAGTGGGCGGTGCGCGAGATGGAGGAGCGCTACAAGAAGATGTCGAAGCTCGGCGTGCGCAACATCGACGGCTTCAACGCCCGGGTGGCGGAGGCGCGGGCCCGCGGCGAGGTGATCACCCGCACGGTCCAGACCGGCTTCGACCGCGAGACCGGCGAGGCGATCTACGAGGACGAGGTCATGGACCTCGCGCCGCTGCCCTACATCGTGATCGTGGTCGACGAGATGGCCGACCTGATGATGGTGGCGGGCAAGGACATCGAGGGGGCGATCCAGCGTCTCGCCCAGATGGCGCGGGCCGCCGGTCTGCACCTGATCATGGCGACGCAGCGCCCCTCGGTGGACGTGATCACCGGGACGATCAAGGCGAATTTCCCGACCCGGATCTCGTTCCAGGTGACCTCGAAGATCGACTCGCGCACGATCCTGGGCGAGATGGGCGCCGAGCAGCTGCTGGGCCAGGGCGACATGCTGTTCATGGCGGGCGGCGGCCGGACGACCCGGGTGCACGGGCCGTTCTGCTCGGACGACGAGGTCGAGCAGGTGGTGGCCCATCTCAAGCGCCAGGGTCGGCCCTCCTACCTCGAAGCGGTGACCGCCGAGGAGGGCGAGGAGGAAGCGGACGCCCCGGTCATGGACCAGGGCGGCTTCGGCGATCCGTCGGCCGACCTCTACGACCAGGCGGTGGCGGTGGTGCTTCGCGACAAGAAGGCCTCGACCAGCTACATCCAGCGGCGCCTGCAGATCGGCTACAACCGGGCCGCCTCGCTGATGGAGCGGATGGAGCGCGAGGGCATCGTCGGACCGGCCAACCACGCCGGCAAGCGCGAGATCCTGCTGGAGGACGGGCAGGACGGGTGA
- the tesB gene encoding acyl-CoA thioesterase II, which produces MRAVADLLDILDLEKLEENLFRGRSPKDRWQRVYGGQVIGQALVAATRTVPPERRPHSLHAYFLLGGDPKVPIVYEVDRIRDGRSFTTRRVVAIQHGRPIFSMSASYHVEEPGFDHQAEMPAVPMPEDLPGEGLLKASMLPRMPEPVRAYFERERPIELRPVETERYASRTPGPPRFHVWIRATSPLPDDPAIHQAVLAYASDMTLLDTSLIPHGRTVFESQIQPASLDHALWFHRPFRADEWLLYAQDSPSASGGCGVSRGLIFTRDGTLVASVAQEGMIREKRAAPEPEA; this is translated from the coding sequence GTGCGCGCGGTCGCCGACCTCCTCGACATCCTCGACCTGGAAAAGCTGGAGGAGAACCTCTTCCGGGGCCGCTCGCCCAAGGACCGCTGGCAGCGGGTCTATGGCGGCCAGGTGATCGGCCAGGCCTTGGTGGCGGCGACCCGCACCGTGCCGCCGGAGCGCCGGCCGCACTCGCTCCACGCCTATTTCCTGCTCGGCGGCGACCCGAAGGTGCCGATCGTCTACGAGGTCGACCGCATCCGCGACGGCCGCAGCTTCACCACCCGGCGGGTGGTGGCGATCCAGCACGGCCGGCCGATCTTCTCGATGTCGGCCTCCTACCACGTCGAGGAGCCGGGCTTCGACCACCAGGCCGAGATGCCGGCGGTGCCGATGCCGGAGGACCTGCCCGGCGAGGGTTTGCTCAAGGCCTCGATGCTGCCGCGGATGCCCGAGCCGGTCCGGGCCTATTTCGAGCGCGAGCGGCCGATCGAGCTGCGCCCGGTCGAGACCGAGCGCTACGCCTCCCGCACGCCCGGGCCGCCGCGTTTCCACGTCTGGATCCGGGCGACCTCGCCCCTGCCGGACGATCCGGCGATCCACCAGGCCGTGCTGGCCTACGCCTCCGACATGACGCTGCTCGACACCTCGCTCATCCCCCACGGCCGCACGGTGTTCGAGAGCCAGATCCAGCCGGCGAGCCTCGACCACGCCCTGTGGTTCCACCGGCCGTTCCGGGCCGACGAGTGGCTGCTCTACGCCCAGGACAGCCCGAGCGCGTCCGGCGGCTGCGGCGTCTCCCGCGGGCTGATCTTCACCCGCGACGGCACCCTCGTGGCCTCGGTCGCGCAGGAAGGCATGATCCGCGAGAAGCGTGCGGCGCCCGAGCCCGAGGCCTGA
- a CDS encoding NADH:flavin oxidoreductase/NADH oxidase codes for MSSPLLFQPLHLDGLALENRIIVAPMCQYSARDGEASDWHMMHLGQLALSGAGLLTLEATAVSPEARITYGDLGLWDDGTERALAKVLDAVRDYAPVPVCIQIAHAGRKASSEPPWRGGHQVAPDSPRGWLTEAPSALAHAEGEVAPRALDREDMKRIRDGFAATARRAVRLGIEAAEIHAAHGYLLHQFLSPLSNQRTDAYGGSLENRMRFPLEVFEAVREVFPAGQPVWARVSATDWVEEGWEVEQTIAFAEGLKARGAAAIHVSTGGVSPRQKIAIGPGYQVPFAERVRAATDLVTIAVGLITEPRQAEGILAEGKADAVSLARAMLYDPRWPWHAAAELGAQVRAPKQYWRSQPHHLKDLFKEASFGQR; via the coding sequence ATGAGCTCTCCCCTCCTGTTCCAGCCCCTGCACCTCGACGGCCTCGCGCTGGAGAACCGCATCATCGTCGCGCCGATGTGCCAGTACTCGGCCCGCGACGGCGAGGCGTCCGACTGGCACATGATGCATCTCGGCCAGCTCGCGCTGTCGGGCGCCGGGCTCCTGACCCTGGAGGCCACCGCCGTGTCGCCGGAGGCGCGGATCACCTACGGCGATCTCGGCCTGTGGGACGACGGGACCGAGCGGGCCCTGGCGAAGGTTCTGGACGCGGTGCGGGACTACGCGCCGGTGCCGGTCTGCATCCAGATCGCGCATGCCGGCCGCAAGGCCTCGAGCGAGCCGCCGTGGCGCGGCGGCCACCAGGTGGCGCCGGATTCGCCCCGCGGCTGGCTCACCGAGGCGCCGTCGGCGCTCGCCCATGCCGAGGGCGAGGTGGCGCCCCGCGCCCTCGACCGCGAGGACATGAAGCGCATCCGCGACGGGTTCGCAGCGACCGCCCGGCGGGCCGTCCGCCTCGGCATCGAGGCGGCGGAGATCCACGCGGCGCACGGCTACCTGCTGCACCAGTTCCTGTCGCCGCTGTCGAACCAGCGGACCGACGCCTATGGCGGCAGCCTGGAGAACCGGATGCGCTTCCCCCTCGAGGTGTTCGAGGCGGTGCGCGAGGTGTTTCCCGCCGGCCAGCCGGTCTGGGCCCGGGTCTCGGCGACGGACTGGGTCGAGGAGGGGTGGGAGGTCGAGCAGACCATCGCCTTCGCCGAAGGCCTGAAGGCGCGGGGGGCCGCGGCCATCCACGTCTCGACCGGCGGCGTCTCGCCCCGGCAGAAGATCGCGATCGGGCCCGGCTACCAGGTGCCCTTCGCCGAGCGGGTGCGGGCGGCGACCGACCTCGTCACCATCGCGGTCGGCCTCATCACCGAGCCGCGCCAGGCGGAAGGCATCCTGGCGGAGGGCAAGGCGGATGCGGTCTCGCTCGCCCGCGCGATGCTGTACGACCCGCGTTGGCCCTGGCACGCCGCCGCCGAACTGGGGGCCCAGGTCCGGGCGCCGAAGCAGTACTGGCGCTCGCAGCCTCACCACCTGAAGGATCTGTTCAAGGAAGCGAGCTTCGGGCAGCGGTGA
- a CDS encoding IS1182 family transposase, with protein MSLRPTIPNDVPDETAHVARAAFPHGSLLLSLRDELGPIFDDKRFAALFSPLGQPAEAPWRLALVTLLQFAERLSDRQAADAVRSRIDWKYVLALPLVDAGFDASVLCEFRTRLVAGRAEHLLFDAVIEIARARNLVRSGGRQRTDATHVLAAVSSLNRLACVIEAMRHALSALAVAAPAWLAAHAQRHWAERYEPRGLAERQPRAAPERRALAIGVGADGHDLLSAVHSADAPVWLRQVPAVETLRRIWIQQFCHEGGAVGWREAGNVPPAALFISSPYDLDAHFARKGTASWVGYKVHLTESCDADRPRVITHVQTSAAPLADGAVTTSAHEALAAKGLLPAQHLVDTGYVDAGILVETRQRFAVDLIGPVRRDLRWQAKSGSGFSAEAFHVDWGQRQVTCPRGAVSASWTPAVDNRATAVVKVKFSRRDCKTCADRAVCAGPHADRRLMTLRMQGEYEALKTARHRQEAPAFAALYAWRAGVEATISWAVRGFGLRRARYIGRAKVHLQHLAIAAALNMMRLTRWILGLPIAGTRSSPLAHLFHQTSPA; from the coding sequence ATGTCGCTCCGCCCGACCATCCCGAACGATGTTCCCGACGAGACCGCCCACGTTGCCCGCGCCGCCTTCCCGCACGGCTCGCTACTCCTCAGCCTGCGAGACGAGCTCGGCCCCATCTTCGATGATAAGCGCTTCGCCGCCCTGTTTTCGCCCCTCGGCCAGCCCGCCGAGGCACCCTGGCGCCTAGCCCTCGTTACTTTGCTCCAGTTCGCCGAGCGCCTCTCCGACCGGCAGGCGGCCGATGCCGTGCGCAGTCGGATCGACTGGAAGTACGTGCTCGCCCTGCCGCTCGTCGACGCTGGCTTCGACGCCTCCGTCCTCTGCGAGTTCCGGACGCGCCTCGTCGCGGGCCGGGCCGAGCACCTGCTCTTCGACGCCGTCATCGAGATCGCCCGCGCCCGCAACCTCGTTCGTTCGGGAGGACGGCAACGGACTGACGCGACGCACGTGCTGGCAGCGGTCAGCAGCCTCAATCGTCTCGCCTGCGTAATCGAGGCGATGCGCCACGCCCTCAGCGCGCTGGCCGTCGCCGCTCCGGCCTGGCTCGCGGCACACGCCCAGAGGCACTGGGCGGAGCGCTATGAGCCTCGCGGTCTGGCCGAGCGCCAGCCGCGCGCTGCGCCCGAACGTCGGGCGCTGGCCATCGGTGTCGGCGCGGATGGGCACGATCTCCTCTCAGCCGTCCACTCCGCAGATGCACCCGTCTGGCTACGACAGGTTCCCGCGGTCGAGACCTTGCGCCGGATCTGGATCCAGCAGTTCTGCCACGAGGGCGGCGCGGTTGGCTGGCGTGAGGCAGGTAATGTGCCGCCCGCAGCCCTGTTCATCAGCTCGCCCTACGATCTTGACGCGCACTTCGCGCGCAAGGGCACGGCTTCTTGGGTCGGCTACAAGGTCCACCTAACCGAGAGTTGCGACGCGGATCGGCCGCGCGTGATCACCCACGTGCAGACCAGTGCGGCGCCCCTTGCCGACGGCGCGGTGACGACGTCGGCGCACGAGGCACTCGCCGCGAAGGGTCTGCTCCCGGCCCAGCACCTCGTGGATACCGGTTACGTTGATGCCGGCATCCTGGTCGAGACGCGCCAGCGCTTCGCCGTCGACCTGATCGGCCCGGTGCGGCGCGACCTGCGCTGGCAGGCCAAGAGCGGGTCGGGCTTCTCGGCCGAGGCGTTCCACGTCGACTGGGGGCAGCGACAAGTGACCTGTCCGCGCGGCGCCGTGAGCGCGAGCTGGACGCCGGCGGTCGACAACCGCGCCACGGCCGTGGTCAAGGTGAAGTTCTCGCGGCGCGACTGCAAGACCTGCGCCGATCGCGCGGTATGTGCGGGCCCCCATGCCGACCGCCGCCTGATGACCTTGCGCATGCAGGGCGAGTACGAAGCGCTGAAAACGGCGCGTCACCGACAAGAGGCCCCGGCTTTCGCCGCGCTCTATGCGTGGCGGGCTGGCGTGGAGGCGACGATATCCTGGGCGGTGCGTGGCTTCGGGCTGCGCCGTGCCCGCTATATCGGACGCGCGAAGGTCCACCTCCAGCATCTCGCCATTGCGGCGGCCCTCAACATGATGCGGTTGACCCGGTGGATCCTCGGCCTGCCCATCGCCGGAACCCGCAGCAGCCCGCTTGCCCACCTCTTCCATCAGACCTCACCAGCCTGA
- a CDS encoding ammonium transporter, with protein MKLRNVLALGLGGAALALVLVEPSLAQTPTVEAAPAAAAAPVPNKGDTAWMLISSALVLMMSIPGLALFYGGLVRTKNMLSLLTQVFAIVSLACIVWVFFGYSLAFTNGGGLNDFVGGFSKAFLRGVDANSVVATFSNGVVIPEYVYICFQMTFAMITPALIVGAFAERMKFSALMLFCLLWLIFIYFPMAHMVWYWGGPDAVGNAAKALAAATDEASKKAAQDALDAVNADAGLLFKWGALDFAGGTVVHINAGIAGIVGCLMIGKRIGYGRDLLAPHSLTMTMIGASLLWVGWFGFNAGSNLEANGSAALAMINTFVATAAAGLSWLLVEWAAKGKPSLLGMLSGAVAGLVAVTPACGFAGPMGSIVLGLVAGAVCFVMCSTVKNALGYDDSLDVFGVHCVGGILGALATGILVNPALGGVGSPDYATKPGELVAAAYEFGPAFLSQAKAVGFTILWSGVGSAILYKIVDVVVGLRVTQDEEREGLDLADHGERAYNY; from the coding sequence ATGAAGCTTCGCAACGTCCTGGCTCTCGGCCTGGGAGGCGCCGCGCTGGCGCTGGTCCTGGTGGAGCCGTCCCTGGCGCAGACGCCGACCGTCGAGGCCGCCCCGGCCGCGGCGGCGGCGCCGGTGCCCAACAAGGGCGACACCGCCTGGATGCTGATCTCGTCGGCGCTGGTGCTGATGATGTCGATCCCCGGGCTGGCGCTGTTCTACGGCGGCCTGGTCCGCACCAAGAACATGCTGTCGCTGCTGACGCAGGTCTTCGCCATCGTCAGCCTCGCCTGCATCGTCTGGGTGTTCTTCGGCTACAGCCTCGCCTTCACCAACGGTGGCGGCCTCAACGACTTCGTCGGCGGCTTCTCGAAGGCGTTCCTGCGCGGCGTCGACGCCAACTCGGTCGTGGCGACCTTCTCGAACGGCGTCGTCATCCCCGAATACGTCTACATCTGCTTCCAGATGACGTTCGCGATGATCACCCCGGCGCTGATCGTCGGTGCCTTCGCCGAGCGCATGAAGTTCTCGGCCCTGATGCTGTTCTGCCTGCTGTGGCTGATCTTCATCTACTTCCCGATGGCGCACATGGTCTGGTACTGGGGCGGCCCCGACGCGGTCGGCAACGCCGCCAAGGCGCTGGCCGCGGCCACCGACGAGGCCTCGAAGAAGGCGGCCCAGGACGCGCTCGACGCCGTCAACGCCGATGCCGGCCTGCTGTTCAAGTGGGGCGCCCTCGACTTCGCCGGCGGCACCGTGGTGCACATCAACGCGGGCATCGCCGGCATCGTCGGCTGCCTGATGATCGGCAAGCGCATCGGCTACGGCCGCGACCTGCTCGCCCCGCACTCGCTCACCATGACGATGATCGGCGCCTCGCTGCTCTGGGTCGGCTGGTTCGGCTTCAACGCCGGCTCCAACCTCGAGGCCAACGGCTCGGCGGCGCTCGCGATGATCAACACCTTCGTGGCCACCGCGGCGGCCGGCCTGTCCTGGCTCCTCGTCGAGTGGGCCGCCAAGGGCAAGCCCTCGCTGCTCGGCATGCTCTCGGGCGCGGTCGCCGGCCTCGTCGCCGTCACCCCGGCCTGCGGCTTCGCCGGTCCGATGGGCTCGATCGTGCTCGGCCTCGTCGCCGGCGCCGTCTGCTTCGTGATGTGCTCGACCGTCAAGAACGCGCTCGGCTACGACGACTCCCTCGACGTCTTCGGCGTGCACTGCGTCGGCGGCATCCTGGGCGCGCTCGCCACCGGCATCCTGGTCAACCCGGCGCTGGGCGGCGTCGGCTCCCCCGACTACGCGACGAAGCCCGGCGAGCTGGTGGCCGCGGCCTACGAGTTCGGCCCGGCCTTCCTGTCCCAGGCCAAGGCGGTCGGCTTCACCATCCTGTGGTCGGGCGTCGGCTCGGCGATCCTCTACAAGATCGTCGACGTGGTGGTCGGCCTGCGCGTGACCCAGGACGAGGAGCGCGAGGGCCTGGATCTCGCCGATCACGGCGAGCGGGCTTACAACTACTGA